In a genomic window of Gossypium arboreum isolate Shixiya-1 chromosome 9, ASM2569848v2, whole genome shotgun sequence:
- the LOC108463106 gene encoding tetrahydroberberine oxidase-like gives MMKFPQFSMLPFLMVVVMLSLSGTTLSHPHWDFLHCLSLRLANYSTISKVIYVQNNPSYSSVLNASIHNTRFSTPATPKPFAIITPLKTSHVRSTLYCSKKHGFQLRIRSGGHDVEGLSYVSEVPFVILDLLNFRAIKVDTKNEVAWVQSGATLGELYYAIAAKTNTLAFPAGMCHTVGAGGHFSGGGYGTLFRKYGLAADNIIDARMIDVNGRILDRKSMGEDVFWAIRGGGGNTFGIVLAWKIKLVPVPAVVTVFTVNKNLEQNATKIFHRWQYIAHKLPDDLFMNVWITKVNSSQVGTKTVQATFRGMLLGGVDELITLIQDKFPELGLAEENCNEMSWIESVLYFGGLPLQSVDILLDKNALPTLSLKAKSDYVKEPIPESGIEGLMSMFLEEEADNAVAMIPAFGGKMDEIPENELPYPHRAGNLFEATYIVQWTKEQNAESGKYISWSRRLYSFMTPYVSKSPREAYVNYRDLDLGINNINDYTSYEQASIWGFKYFKNNFKRLVQVKTKVDPMNFFRHEQSIPPLLSPWKKKGN, from the coding sequence ATGATGAAGTTCCCTCAGTTTTCTATGCTTCCATTTCTTATGGTGGTTGTGATGTTGTCCCTGAGTGGGACAACTTTATCTCATCCTCACTGGGATTTCCTTCATTGCCTTTCTCTTCGTTTAGCAAACTATTCTACCATTTCCAAGGTTATTTATGTGCAAAATAATCCCTCCTATTCATCTGTTTTGAATGCTTCTATTCACAATACTAGGTTCTCTACACCAGCTACTCCTAAACCCTTTGCCATTATTACACCACTTAAAACATCCCATGTCCGATCAACACTTTACTGCTCCAAGAAACATGGGTTCCAGCTTAGGATTCGAAGTGGTGGTCATGATGTTGAGGGTCTTTCTTATGTTTCTGAAGTTCCATTTGTCATCCTTGATCTGCTCAACTTTCGAGCAATTAAAGTTGACACAAAGAATGAAGTTGCCTGGGTTCAATCTGGTGCAACTCTAGGTGAATTGTATTACGCAATTGCTGCAAAGACTAATACTCTCGCCTTCCCTGCTGGTATGTGCCACACTGTGGGCGCTGGTGGGCATTTTAGTGGGGGAGGATATGGCACATTGTTCCGCAAATACGGTCTTGCGGCTGATAATATAATTGACGCTCGAATGATTGATGTTAATGGAAGGATTCTTGATCGAAAATCCATGGGAGAAGATGTCTTTTGGGCCATCCGAGGAGGCGGAGGAAATACCTTCGGGATTGTTCTTGCTTGGAAAATAAAGTTAGTCCCCGTTCCAGCTGTTGTAACTGTGTTTACTGTCAACAAGAACTTGGAACAAAATGCAACCAAAATCTTTCATCGATGGCAGTACATTGCTCACAAGCTTCCTGATGATTTATTTATGAATGTTTGGATAACGAAGGTGAATTCCAGTCAAGTAGGGACGAAAACAGTTCAAGCTACTTTCAGAGGGATGTTGCTTGGTGGGGTTGATGAGCTGATTACATTGATCCAAGACAAGTTTCCAGAGCTGGGACTTGCCGAAGAGAATTGCAACGAAATGAGTTGGATTGAATCCGTTCTCTACTTCGGCGGACTTCCATTACAATCTGTGGATATTTTGCTTGATAAAAATGCTCTTCCAACATTAAGTTTGAAAGCCAAATCAGACTACGTCAAGGAACCGATCCCCGAAAGTGGAATCGAGGGGCTCATGTCCATGTTTCTTGAGGAAGAAGCTGACAATGCTGTAGCGATGATACCGGCTTTCGGAGGGAAAATGGATGAAATCCCAGAAAATGAACTACCTTACCCACATAGAGCAGGCAACTTGTTCGAAGCCACGTACATCGTGCAATGGACAAAAGAACAAAATGCAGAATCTGGAAAATACATAAGCTGGAGTCGAAGACTTTACAGTTTTATGACCCCATATGTTTCAAAATCTCCAAGAGAAGCATATGTTAATTACAGGGATTTGGATCTTGGAATTAACAACATTAATGACTACACAAGTTACGAACAAGCCAGCATTTGGGGTTTTAAATATTTCAAGAATAACTTCAAAAGATTGGTGCAAGTAAAGACCAAAGTTGATCCAATGAATTTCTTCAGACATGAGCAAAGCATTCCTCCTCTtttgtctccatggaaaaagaaaGGTAATTAG
- the LOC108461670 gene encoding leucine-rich repeat receptor protein kinase EMS1-like isoform X2 yields MESKLSFQFLCFLHLLLVFIWGGIRAQEEPNPEREALISFRTRLQNPHLLSSWNQQLYHCQWDGVMCQLGRVTVLALTSRSLKGPLSSSLSSLSSLTLLDLSSNFLFGQIPVELAELTMLRILKLGSNFFTGKIPPELGSLKALRTLELSSNGLSGTVPAQLGQLTHLEFLDLANNFLSDVGELKNLTALYIGINQFSGQLPPQIGNLSLLENFFSPSCSITGPLPEELFSLQLLTKLDLSYNPLKCSIPKSTGKLKNLSILNLVYTELNGSIPAELGNCQNLMMLMLSFNSLSGSLPEELSNLPMLTFSAEKNQLSGPLPPWLGKWIKMESLLLSSNRFSGNIPPELGGCSTLKHLSLSNNILSGQIPRELCNAESLLEIDLDGNNLSGTIENVFVKCRNLNQLVLVNNHINGSVPEYLAELPLMVIDLDSNNFTGRIPVSLWSSETLMEFSAGNNMLEGTLPVEIGNAVTLQTLVLNRNLLRGRIPKEIGNLTALSVLNLNSNFLEGYIPVEIGDCKGLTTLDLGNNNLSGPIPVELADLGLLQCLVLSHNNLSGSIPRKPSLYFHQANMPDLSFVQHHGVFDLSNNRLTGPIPEELGNCVVVVDLLLSNNMLTGNIPGSLSRLTNLTTLDLSGNVLTGSIPVEFGDSLNLQGLYLGNNRLTGTIPGSLGRVGSLVKLNLTGNKLSGVIPASFGNLKELTHLDLSRNDLTGELPSSLSQMLNLVGLYVQQNRLSGGVGNLFSNALSWKIEDMNLSNNIFNGNLPQSLGNLSYATYLDLHGNKFTGEIPSEVGNLMQLEYFDVSGNRLSGQIPERVCGMFNLFYLNLAENRLEGPVPRTGICQNLSRTFLSGNSDLCGRIMGLECQIRSFDRSSLLSAWGLAAVTAASVFIIFTSAFALRRWIMSSSQQCDPEEIEESKLKSFIDQELYFLSSSRSKEPLSINIATFEQPLLKLTLGDILEGTSHFCKTNVIGDGGFGTVYKAKLPSGKTVAVKKLSQAKTQGHREFIAEMETLGKVKHQNLVPLLGYCSLAEEKLLVYEYMINGSLDLWLRNRTGALDVLDWSKRFKIAIGAARGLAFLHHGFIPHIIHRDIKASNILLSEDFEPKVADFGLARLISACETHVTTDIAGTLGYIPPEYGQSGRCTTKGDVYSFGVILLELVTGKEPTGPDFKEIEGGNLVGWVSKKMRMGEAADVLDAMVLNVDSKQMMLKVLSIAEVCLSENPANRPTMLHVLKLLKGIKEDYLSFY; encoded by the exons ATGGAGTCTAAGCTTTCGTTTCAGTTCCTCTGTTTTCTACATCTGTTGTTGGTATTTATATGGGGGGGCATTAGAGCGCAAGAAGAGCCAAACCCAGAAAGGGAAGCCCTCATTTCCTTCAGAACAAGACTTCAAAATCCTCATCTCCTTTCTTCATGGAACCAACAACTCTATCACTGCCAATGGGATGGTGTGATGTGCCAACTCGGTCGAGTCACCGTTCTTGCTCTTACATCTCGCTCCTTGAAAGGTCCTCTCTCTTCCTCTCTTTCCTCACTCTCCAGCCTCACCCTTCTGGACTTGTCCTCCAACTTTTTGTTTGGCCAAATACCGGTTGAGTTGGCTGAGTTGACTATGCTCCGCATCCTCAAACTCGGGTCCAACTTTTTCACGGGAAAAATCCCTCCGGAACTGGGCAGCCTGAAAGCCCTTCGTACGCTAGAACTTTCCTCCAATGGACTCAGTGGCACAGTGCCGGCTCAGCTGGGGCAGTTGACTCACTTAGAGTTCTTGGACCTGGCAAACAATTTCCTTTCAG ATGTTGGTGAACTTAAAAACCTGACCGCTCTTTACATTGGCATTAATCAATTCAGTGGGCAGTTGCCACCTCAAATTGGTAACCTTTCACTGCTCGAGAACTTCTTTTCACCCTCTTGTTCGATAACTGGGCCCTTACCTGAAGAACTATTCAGTCTACAGCTGCTTACCAAGCTTGACCTTTCATATAACCCATTGAAATGTTCCATTCCAAAGTCTACAGGAAAGTTAAAGAATTTGAGTATATTGAACCTTGTTTACACTGAGCTCAATGGTTCAATACCAGCAGAGCTTGGGAACTGCCAGAACTTGATGATGTTGATGCTGTCTTTCAATTCCTTATCCGGCTCTTTGCCTGAGGAGCTTTCCAACTTGCCTATGTTGACTTTTTCCGCTGAAAAGAATCAGCTCTCTGGGCCATTGCCGCCTTGGCTTGGGAAATGGATCAAAATGGAGTCCTTGCTGCTTTCAAGCAACCGCTTTTCAGGTAACATCCCACCTGAGTTAGGGGGTTGTTCCACGCTGAAGCACCTTAGTTTGAGCAATAACATCTTGTCGGGTCAGATACCAAGAGAGCTATGTAATGCGGAATCACTTTTGGAGATTGATCTTGACGGTAATAACCTTTCGGGGACCATTGAAAATGTTTTTGTCAAGTGTAGAAATCTCAACCAGTTGGTTTTGGTTAACAATCACATCAATGGTTCAGTGCCCGAGTATCTTGCTGAGCTTCCGTTGATGGTTATTGACCTTGACTCCAACAATTTCACTGGCAGGATACCTGTGAGTTTGTGGAGTTCAGAAACTTTGATGGAGTTTTCTGCTGGAAATAATATGCTAGAAGGTACGTTGCCAGTTGAAATTGGTAATGCTGTTACATTGCAGACCCTTGTTCTTAATCGTAATCTTTTGAGGGGCAGAATACCGAAGGAGATTGGCAATCTCACAGCTCTCTCTGTGCTTAACTTGAACTCGAATTTCCTAGAAGGATATATACCAGTTGAAATTGGAGACTGCAAAGGACTTACAACGTTGGATCTTGGAAACAACAATTTGAGTGGACCAATCCCGGTGGAACTTGCTGATCTGGGACTGCTGCAGTGCCTGGTTCTCTCGCACAATAATCTATCAGGTTCAATCCCTCGGAAGCCATCATTGTATTTCCATCAGGCTAATATGCCCGATTTAAGCTTTGTTCAGCATCATGGAGTATTCGATTTGTCCAACAATAGACTGACTGGTCCAATACCTGAAGAATTGGGGAACTGTGTTGTGGTGGTGGATCTTCTGCTTAGCAACAACATGCTTACCGGCAACATTCCAGGATCACTTTCTAGATTGACAAATCTTACAACTTTGGATTTGTCTGGGAATGTGCTAACAGGTTCAATTCCTGTAGAATTTGGTGACTCTCTCAACCTTCAGGGCTTGTATTTGGGGAATAACCGGCTTACTGGAACCATCCCTGGAAGCTTAGGCCGTGTTGGTAGTTTGGTAAAGTTAAACTTGACTGGCAATAAGTTATCTGGTGTTATTCCTGCAAGTTTTGGGAACTTGAAAGAGCTTACTCACTTGGATTTAAGCCGTAATGATCTTACTGGTGAGCTACCTTCTTCACTGTCCCAGATGCTTAACCTGGTGGGGCTTTATGTTCAGCAGAATAGGCTTTCTGGTGGGGTAGGTAATCTCTTCTCCAATGCCCTCTCTTGGAAGATTGAAGACATGAATTTGAGCAATAACATTTTCAATGGAAACTTGCCACAATCTTTGGGCAATTTGTCTTATGCGACTTACCTGGATCTTCATGGGAATAAGTTTACTGGTGAGATCCCTTCAGAAGTTGGTAACTTGATGCAACTTGAATATTTTGATGTATCTGGAAACAGATTATCTGGACAGATTCCAGAGAGAGTATGCGGGATGTTCAATCTATTCTACTTGAATCTGGCAGAAAACCGGTTGGAAGGTCCTGTACCCCGAACTGGTATTTGCCAAAACCTGTCCAGGACATTTCTCTCTGGGAACAGTGATCTCTGTGGCAGAATTATGGGTTTAGAATGCCAGATCAGAAGTTTTGACAGATCTTCTTTGTTAAGTGCTTGGGGCCTTGCTGCGGTCACAGCTGCAAGTGTCTTTATCATTTTTACTTCGGCCTTTGCTCTACGGAGATGGATTATGAGTAGTAGTCAGCAATGTGATCCAGAAGAAATTGAGGAAAGTAAACTAAAATCCTTTATAGATCAAGAGCTCTATTTCTTGAGTAGCAGCAGGTCGAAGGAGCCGCTGAGCATCAATATAGCGACATTCGAGCAGCCACTCCTGAAACTGACACTAGGCGACATCCTTGAGGGCACTAGTCATTTTTGTAAGACGAATGTGATAGGAGATGGAGGCTTTGGAACGGTTTACAAAGCTAAGTTGCCTAGTGGTAAGACAGTTGCGGTTAAGAAGCTAAGCCAGGCAAAAACGCAGGGCCATCGAGAATTCATAGCTGAAATGGAAACCTTGGGTAAGGTGAAACACCAAAATCTTGTCCCATTGCTTGGATACTGTTCTTTGGCCGAGGAGAAACTCCTTGTTTATGAATACATGATTAATGGAAGTTTGGATCTGTGGTTGAGAAACCGCACCGGAGCCCTTGATGTCCTTGACTGGTCCAAACGCTTCAAAATCGCAATAGGTGCTGCGCGGGGACTGGCTTTCCTTCACCATGGTTTCATTCCTCATATTATCCATAGAGATATCAAAGCCAGCAACATCTTACTCAGTGAAGACTTTGAACCAAAAGTTGCCGACTTCGGGCTGGCAAGACTTATAAGTGCTTGCGAAACTCATGTTACTACTGATATAGCAGGGACATTGGGTTACATCCCACCAGAATATGGACAGAGTGGTAGATGCACTACGAAGGGAGATGTTTACAGTTTTGGGGTAATTCTACTGGAATTGGTGACTGGAAAAGAGCCAACAGGCCCTGATTTTAAAGAGATTGAAGGAGGCAATTTGGTTGGTTGGGTTTCTAAGAAGATGAGAATGGGTGAAGCTGCTGACGTTTTAGATGCAATGGTTTTGAATGTGGACTCAAAGCAGATGATGCTCAAGGTGCTGAGTATTGCTGAAGTTTGCTTGTCTGAAAATCCTGCTAATAGACCAACTATGCTTCATGTGCTGAAGCTCCTTAAAGGGATCAAGGAGGATTACCTGTCTTTCTACTAG
- the LOC108463232 gene encoding tetrahydroberberine oxidase-like — MKFLQYSVLPFLLVVVILSLSGATLAHSHGDFLLCLSLHLANSSTISKVIYMRNNPSYSSVLNASIQNTRFSTPATPKPLAIITPLKTSHIQSTIYCSKKHGLQLRIRSGGHDFEGLSYVSEVPFVILDLLNFRAVKVDTKNKVAWVQSGATLGELYYGIAAKTKTLAFPAGICPTVGIGGHFSGGGYGILIRKYGLAADHIIDAQLIDANGRILNRKSMGEDLFWAIRGGGGNTFGIVLAWKIKLVPVPAVVTVFTVNKNLEQNVTKILHRWQYIAHKLPDDLYVDVGITKVSSSQAGKKTVQVAFIALFLGGVDELIPLVQERFPELGLAKENCSEMSWAESVLYFGRAPRKSLDILLDKNVVPRTIFKAKSDYVKEPIPESGIEGFLSMFLEKEADFAAMLMVPFGGKMEEIPENELPYPHRAGNLFQASYIVGWRKEENAESGKYISWIRRFYSYMATYVSKSPREAYFNYRDLDIGSNNISGYTSYQQASIWGFK, encoded by the coding sequence ATGAAGTTCCTTCAGTATTCTGTgcttccatttcttttagttgtAGTGATTTTGTCATTGAGTGGGGCAACTTTAGCTCATTCTCATGGGGATTTCCTTCTTTGCCTTTCTCTTCATTTAGCAAATTCTTCTACCATTTCTAAGGTTATTTACATGCGAAATAATCCCTCATATTCATCTGTTTTGAATGCTTCTATTCAAAATACCAGGTTCTCCACACCAGCTACCCCTAAACCCTTGGCCATTATTACACCACTCAAAACATCCCATATCCAATCAACAATTTACTGTTCCAAAAAACATGGGTTGCAGCTTAGGATTCGAAGTGGCGGTCATGATTTCGAGGGTCTTTCTTATGTTTCTGAAGTTCCATTTGTCATCCTTGATCTGCTCAACTTTCGAGCAGTTAAAGTTGACACAAAGAATAAAGTTGCCTGGGTTCAATCTGGTGCAACTCTAGGTGAATTGTATTACGGAATTGCTGCAAAGACCAAAACACTCGCCTTCCCTGCTGGTATTTGCCCCACTGTGGGCATTGGTGGGCATTTTAGTGGGGGCGGATATGGCATATTGATCCGCAAGTACGGTCTTGCTGCTGATCATATAATTGATGCTCAATTGATTGATGCTAATGGAAGGATTCTTAATAGAAAATCCATGGGCGAAGATTTGTTTTGGGCCATCCGAGGCGGAGGAGGAAATACCTTTGGGATTGTTCTTGCTTGGAAAATAAAGTTAGTCCCCGTTCCAGCCGTTGTAACTGTGTTTACAGTCAACAAGAACTTGGAACAAAATGTAACCAAAATTCTCCATCGATGGCAATACATAGCTCACAAGCTTCCCGATGATTTATATGTGGATGTAGGGATAACGAAGGTGAGTTCCAGTCAAGCAGGGAAGAAAACAGTTCAAGTTGCTTTCATAGCTTTGTTTCTTGGTGGGGTTGATGAGCTGATTCCATTGGTCCAAGAAAGGTTTCCAGAGCTGGGACTAGCCAAAGAGAATTGCAGCGAAATGAGTTGGGCTGAATCCGTTCTTTACTTTGGTAGAGCTCCAAGAAAATCTCTGGATATTTTGCTTGACAAAAATGTTGTTCCAAGAACAATTTTCAAAGCCAAATCAGACTACGTCAAGGAACCCATCCCCGAAAGTGGAATCGAGGGATTCTTGTCCATGTTTCTTGAGAAAGAAGCTGACTTCGCTGCAATGTTAATGGTGCCTTTCGGAGGAAAAATGGAAGAGATCCCAGAAAATGAACTACCTTACCCGCATAGAGCAGGCAACTTGTTTCAAGCCTCGTACATTGTGGGatggagaaaagaagaaaatGCAGAATCTGGAAAATACATAAGTTGGATCCGAAGATTTTACAGTTATATGGCGACTTATGTTTCAAAATCTCCAAGAGAAGCATATTTTAATTATAGGGATTTGGATATTGGATCTAATAACATTAGTGGCTATACGAGTTACCAACAAGCTAGTATTTGGGGTTTTAAATAA
- the LOC108461670 gene encoding leucine-rich repeat receptor protein kinase EMS1-like isoform X1, producing MESKLSFQFLCFLHLLLVFIWGGIRAQEEPNPEREALISFRTRLQNPHLLSSWNQQLYHCQWDGVMCQLGRVTVLALTSRSLKGPLSSSLSSLSSLTLLDLSSNFLFGQIPVELAELTMLRILKLGSNFFTGKIPPELGSLKALRTLELSSNGLSGTVPAQLGQLTHLEFLDLANNFLSGSLPSTLFKNLQSLTSLDISNNSFSGNIPPDVGELKNLTALYIGINQFSGQLPPQIGNLSLLENFFSPSCSITGPLPEELFSLQLLTKLDLSYNPLKCSIPKSTGKLKNLSILNLVYTELNGSIPAELGNCQNLMMLMLSFNSLSGSLPEELSNLPMLTFSAEKNQLSGPLPPWLGKWIKMESLLLSSNRFSGNIPPELGGCSTLKHLSLSNNILSGQIPRELCNAESLLEIDLDGNNLSGTIENVFVKCRNLNQLVLVNNHINGSVPEYLAELPLMVIDLDSNNFTGRIPVSLWSSETLMEFSAGNNMLEGTLPVEIGNAVTLQTLVLNRNLLRGRIPKEIGNLTALSVLNLNSNFLEGYIPVEIGDCKGLTTLDLGNNNLSGPIPVELADLGLLQCLVLSHNNLSGSIPRKPSLYFHQANMPDLSFVQHHGVFDLSNNRLTGPIPEELGNCVVVVDLLLSNNMLTGNIPGSLSRLTNLTTLDLSGNVLTGSIPVEFGDSLNLQGLYLGNNRLTGTIPGSLGRVGSLVKLNLTGNKLSGVIPASFGNLKELTHLDLSRNDLTGELPSSLSQMLNLVGLYVQQNRLSGGVGNLFSNALSWKIEDMNLSNNIFNGNLPQSLGNLSYATYLDLHGNKFTGEIPSEVGNLMQLEYFDVSGNRLSGQIPERVCGMFNLFYLNLAENRLEGPVPRTGICQNLSRTFLSGNSDLCGRIMGLECQIRSFDRSSLLSAWGLAAVTAASVFIIFTSAFALRRWIMSSSQQCDPEEIEESKLKSFIDQELYFLSSSRSKEPLSINIATFEQPLLKLTLGDILEGTSHFCKTNVIGDGGFGTVYKAKLPSGKTVAVKKLSQAKTQGHREFIAEMETLGKVKHQNLVPLLGYCSLAEEKLLVYEYMINGSLDLWLRNRTGALDVLDWSKRFKIAIGAARGLAFLHHGFIPHIIHRDIKASNILLSEDFEPKVADFGLARLISACETHVTTDIAGTLGYIPPEYGQSGRCTTKGDVYSFGVILLELVTGKEPTGPDFKEIEGGNLVGWVSKKMRMGEAADVLDAMVLNVDSKQMMLKVLSIAEVCLSENPANRPTMLHVLKLLKGIKEDYLSFY from the coding sequence ATGGAGTCTAAGCTTTCGTTTCAGTTCCTCTGTTTTCTACATCTGTTGTTGGTATTTATATGGGGGGGCATTAGAGCGCAAGAAGAGCCAAACCCAGAAAGGGAAGCCCTCATTTCCTTCAGAACAAGACTTCAAAATCCTCATCTCCTTTCTTCATGGAACCAACAACTCTATCACTGCCAATGGGATGGTGTGATGTGCCAACTCGGTCGAGTCACCGTTCTTGCTCTTACATCTCGCTCCTTGAAAGGTCCTCTCTCTTCCTCTCTTTCCTCACTCTCCAGCCTCACCCTTCTGGACTTGTCCTCCAACTTTTTGTTTGGCCAAATACCGGTTGAGTTGGCTGAGTTGACTATGCTCCGCATCCTCAAACTCGGGTCCAACTTTTTCACGGGAAAAATCCCTCCGGAACTGGGCAGCCTGAAAGCCCTTCGTACGCTAGAACTTTCCTCCAATGGACTCAGTGGCACAGTGCCGGCTCAGCTGGGGCAGTTGACTCACTTAGAGTTCTTGGACCTGGCAAACAATTTCCTTTCAGGTTCTCTCCCCTCAACTCTCTTCAAAAACCTTCAGTCTTTAACCTCCCTAGACATTTCTAACAATTCATTCTCTGGTAACATCCCGCCAGATGTTGGTGAACTTAAAAACCTGACCGCTCTTTACATTGGCATTAATCAATTCAGTGGGCAGTTGCCACCTCAAATTGGTAACCTTTCACTGCTCGAGAACTTCTTTTCACCCTCTTGTTCGATAACTGGGCCCTTACCTGAAGAACTATTCAGTCTACAGCTGCTTACCAAGCTTGACCTTTCATATAACCCATTGAAATGTTCCATTCCAAAGTCTACAGGAAAGTTAAAGAATTTGAGTATATTGAACCTTGTTTACACTGAGCTCAATGGTTCAATACCAGCAGAGCTTGGGAACTGCCAGAACTTGATGATGTTGATGCTGTCTTTCAATTCCTTATCCGGCTCTTTGCCTGAGGAGCTTTCCAACTTGCCTATGTTGACTTTTTCCGCTGAAAAGAATCAGCTCTCTGGGCCATTGCCGCCTTGGCTTGGGAAATGGATCAAAATGGAGTCCTTGCTGCTTTCAAGCAACCGCTTTTCAGGTAACATCCCACCTGAGTTAGGGGGTTGTTCCACGCTGAAGCACCTTAGTTTGAGCAATAACATCTTGTCGGGTCAGATACCAAGAGAGCTATGTAATGCGGAATCACTTTTGGAGATTGATCTTGACGGTAATAACCTTTCGGGGACCATTGAAAATGTTTTTGTCAAGTGTAGAAATCTCAACCAGTTGGTTTTGGTTAACAATCACATCAATGGTTCAGTGCCCGAGTATCTTGCTGAGCTTCCGTTGATGGTTATTGACCTTGACTCCAACAATTTCACTGGCAGGATACCTGTGAGTTTGTGGAGTTCAGAAACTTTGATGGAGTTTTCTGCTGGAAATAATATGCTAGAAGGTACGTTGCCAGTTGAAATTGGTAATGCTGTTACATTGCAGACCCTTGTTCTTAATCGTAATCTTTTGAGGGGCAGAATACCGAAGGAGATTGGCAATCTCACAGCTCTCTCTGTGCTTAACTTGAACTCGAATTTCCTAGAAGGATATATACCAGTTGAAATTGGAGACTGCAAAGGACTTACAACGTTGGATCTTGGAAACAACAATTTGAGTGGACCAATCCCGGTGGAACTTGCTGATCTGGGACTGCTGCAGTGCCTGGTTCTCTCGCACAATAATCTATCAGGTTCAATCCCTCGGAAGCCATCATTGTATTTCCATCAGGCTAATATGCCCGATTTAAGCTTTGTTCAGCATCATGGAGTATTCGATTTGTCCAACAATAGACTGACTGGTCCAATACCTGAAGAATTGGGGAACTGTGTTGTGGTGGTGGATCTTCTGCTTAGCAACAACATGCTTACCGGCAACATTCCAGGATCACTTTCTAGATTGACAAATCTTACAACTTTGGATTTGTCTGGGAATGTGCTAACAGGTTCAATTCCTGTAGAATTTGGTGACTCTCTCAACCTTCAGGGCTTGTATTTGGGGAATAACCGGCTTACTGGAACCATCCCTGGAAGCTTAGGCCGTGTTGGTAGTTTGGTAAAGTTAAACTTGACTGGCAATAAGTTATCTGGTGTTATTCCTGCAAGTTTTGGGAACTTGAAAGAGCTTACTCACTTGGATTTAAGCCGTAATGATCTTACTGGTGAGCTACCTTCTTCACTGTCCCAGATGCTTAACCTGGTGGGGCTTTATGTTCAGCAGAATAGGCTTTCTGGTGGGGTAGGTAATCTCTTCTCCAATGCCCTCTCTTGGAAGATTGAAGACATGAATTTGAGCAATAACATTTTCAATGGAAACTTGCCACAATCTTTGGGCAATTTGTCTTATGCGACTTACCTGGATCTTCATGGGAATAAGTTTACTGGTGAGATCCCTTCAGAAGTTGGTAACTTGATGCAACTTGAATATTTTGATGTATCTGGAAACAGATTATCTGGACAGATTCCAGAGAGAGTATGCGGGATGTTCAATCTATTCTACTTGAATCTGGCAGAAAACCGGTTGGAAGGTCCTGTACCCCGAACTGGTATTTGCCAAAACCTGTCCAGGACATTTCTCTCTGGGAACAGTGATCTCTGTGGCAGAATTATGGGTTTAGAATGCCAGATCAGAAGTTTTGACAGATCTTCTTTGTTAAGTGCTTGGGGCCTTGCTGCGGTCACAGCTGCAAGTGTCTTTATCATTTTTACTTCGGCCTTTGCTCTACGGAGATGGATTATGAGTAGTAGTCAGCAATGTGATCCAGAAGAAATTGAGGAAAGTAAACTAAAATCCTTTATAGATCAAGAGCTCTATTTCTTGAGTAGCAGCAGGTCGAAGGAGCCGCTGAGCATCAATATAGCGACATTCGAGCAGCCACTCCTGAAACTGACACTAGGCGACATCCTTGAGGGCACTAGTCATTTTTGTAAGACGAATGTGATAGGAGATGGAGGCTTTGGAACGGTTTACAAAGCTAAGTTGCCTAGTGGTAAGACAGTTGCGGTTAAGAAGCTAAGCCAGGCAAAAACGCAGGGCCATCGAGAATTCATAGCTGAAATGGAAACCTTGGGTAAGGTGAAACACCAAAATCTTGTCCCATTGCTTGGATACTGTTCTTTGGCCGAGGAGAAACTCCTTGTTTATGAATACATGATTAATGGAAGTTTGGATCTGTGGTTGAGAAACCGCACCGGAGCCCTTGATGTCCTTGACTGGTCCAAACGCTTCAAAATCGCAATAGGTGCTGCGCGGGGACTGGCTTTCCTTCACCATGGTTTCATTCCTCATATTATCCATAGAGATATCAAAGCCAGCAACATCTTACTCAGTGAAGACTTTGAACCAAAAGTTGCCGACTTCGGGCTGGCAAGACTTATAAGTGCTTGCGAAACTCATGTTACTACTGATATAGCAGGGACATTGGGTTACATCCCACCAGAATATGGACAGAGTGGTAGATGCACTACGAAGGGAGATGTTTACAGTTTTGGGGTAATTCTACTGGAATTGGTGACTGGAAAAGAGCCAACAGGCCCTGATTTTAAAGAGATTGAAGGAGGCAATTTGGTTGGTTGGGTTTCTAAGAAGATGAGAATGGGTGAAGCTGCTGACGTTTTAGATGCAATGGTTTTGAATGTGGACTCAAAGCAGATGATGCTCAAGGTGCTGAGTATTGCTGAAGTTTGCTTGTCTGAAAATCCTGCTAATAGACCAACTATGCTTCATGTGCTGAAGCTCCTTAAAGGGATCAAGGAGGATTACCTGTCTTTCTACTAG